ACTTCGCCCAGCAATACAACGGTTCCTACAACATCGGCATGATCCGCGGCGCCTACCACTTCGCCCTGCCCGACCGGTCCTCCGGCGCCACCCAGGCCGACTACTTCGTCAACAACGGCGGCGGCTGGTCCGGCGACGGCAAGACCCTGCCCGGCGCGCTGGACATGGAGTACAACCCGTACGGCTCGACGTGCTACGGCCTCAGCCAGACGTCGATGATCAACTGGGTGAAGTCCTTCTCCGACCGGTACCACTACCGGACGGGCCGGTGGCCGGTCATCTACACGTCCACGAGCTGGTGGAACCAGTGCGCGCCCGGCGACTTCACCTCCACCAACCCGCTGTGGGTGGCGCGCTACTCGTCCACCGTGGGCACCCTGCCCTACCGGTGGAGCTACTACACGTTCTGGCAGTACTCGTCCTCGCCGATCGACCAGAACGTCTTCAACGGCGCCTACGACCGGTTGCAGGCCCTGGCCAACGGCTGAGCGCGGTCGGCGGGTCGGGGCGCACCCCGGCCCGCCTCAGCCCAGGTCGATGACGACCTTCACGTCGTCCTCGTGCTTGTCGAGGGCTTCGGTGAAGCGGTCGAGCGGGACGCGCCGGGTGACGAGGCCGCGCAGCCAGCCGTGGTCGGCCGCGGCGAGGGCTTCCGCCCCGGTGCGGTAGTCGGCCAAGCCCGCGTTGACGGTGCCGACGACGGCCTTGTTGTGCAGGACGATGCCGTCGAAGACGGACGGGTCCAGCGGGACCGGGTCGTGGTCGCCGGTCAGGCCGGCGAGGACCGTGGTCGAGGCCCGGCGGGTGGTCTCCCAGACGAGCTGGGCCACGCCGGTGCACTCGATGGCGATGTCCACCTCGCCGAGTTCCCCGATGTCACGGTGGTAGTGGGCGCCCAAAGCCCGCACCAGGTCAGGCTTCGGTCCTTTCTCGACCCGGTCCAGCACGTGCACGTCGAGGCCGCGCTGAACGCCCAGCAGCGCCGCCAGCAGGCCGATCGGACCGGCCCCCGTGATCAGCACCGACCTCGGCTCGACGTGCGCCCGCGCGGACCGCTGTTCGGCCTGGGTCCACGCCTTGGCCACGATCGACGCCGGTTCCGTCAGGACGCCGAGCTCGCCCAGCGCCGGGTCCAGGCGGACGGCGAACTTGGCCGGCACGGTCCACCGCTGCATCCCGTACCCGTCCAGCTCCTTGATGCCGCGCTCCTGGTAGCGGCCGTTGCGGCAGAAGTCCCAGGCGTCCACGGCGCAGGCCGGGCACGGTTCGGGGTCCGGTCGCCGCACCACGCCGGCGACGAGGTCCCCCGCGGCGAGGCCCGAGCCCTCGGGCGCGGACAGCACCCGGCCCACGGACTCGTGGAACGGCACGAGGCTGTCCCGGCCGGGCGGGAGCCACCCGAAGCCGTCACGGATGATCTCCACGTCCGTGCCGCACATGCCGGCCAGCAGCCCCTGGACGACGACCTCGCCGGCCGGTTCGGCGACCTCGTGGTCCACCACCGTCGCCAGGTCGGGCTTGCCTGGCACCACCATCGCGGCCCGCACCGTGTCACCCACGGGACGAGAGGCTACGTCGGTCGCCACGGTCCGACGACCCAGCGCCGGGCCGCGTTGTGGCCGGACACCGGCGATGCTGCCGACGGGTGACGCCGGAGTTCCCAATGGCGACGCTCTGTGCCCGCCGATCGGATAACTTGGGCCCATGCGCCGTGCCGTGCCGCTCCTCGCCGCCGTGTTGCTCCTCGCGGGCTGCTCCGAGTCGACCACCGGCTCCCCGACCGCCGGCTCGCCGACCGGCGAGACCACCGCGTCGTCCGGCAAGCCGACCTCGACGTCCAAGGAACCGGCCAAGCGCCCGAAGACGATCAACCTCAAGGACGTCGACCCCTGCACGCTGCTCACCGACGCGCAGCGCAAGGACATCGGCCTGGACCGCCCGCCGCTGGCCGGCACGTCGACGGTCTTCCGGTCGCCCAGTTGCAGCTTCAACCGCGAAGACCGGACGTGGGGTGCCACCGTGACCACGGCCACGACCTCGGGGATCGAGTTCTACACCGACGGCAGCTTCGACGTCGAGATGCAGCGGCTCCAGGTCGCCGGCTTCCCGGCGGTCCTCGGCGGCGCGCCCGACCAGAAGACCTCCTGCTACGCGGCCGTCGACGTCTCGGACGGCCAGGTGCTCGCGCTCCAGGCGACCAGCATCGACGAGAAGGTCCCCCAGGGCCGGCTGTGCGAGTTGGTGCAGCAGGTCGCCGCTGCGACGGTCGCCACCCTTTCAGCTCGCTGAAAGACGGGTAGAACTACTCACTTTGCACGTGGAACCATCCACCCGCGTCACACATCAGAGCTAGAGTCGTCCCAAATGCACACGCTGGGGTATGTGCAGCACTACAGGAGGGTGTGCCGTGTTCATCGCGGATGGTGGTGGCGGGGGTACCACGGATACTCCGCCGGCGTACAGCGGGACGCAGCAGAAGCTGCACGTCGACCCGACGGCCATTCCCGAGGCCAAGAAGGTCTTCGCCGACGCGCTCGAACGCCTCGACGCGCAGTTGCAGGACGCCGACTTCGCCCTGCGCGCGAAGAACTGGGCGGGTGACCCGGTCAGCAAGGAGACCGCGCAGAAGTTCAACCAGGACACCTTCGAGGCCGGTGACTCCGCGGCCCTCACCGCGATCAAGGAGTACCGCAAGCAGCTCGAGGGCGTCGTGCAGCAGCTGCAGGCCATCGAGGACAACTACCGCCGCGTGGAGGGTGACAACGTCGCCTCCTGGGGACGCGTCAAGCGCGACTGACCACCACCGACCACAGACTGATGGACAACGCACCCGAGGGGGGCGAGCACGATGGGTGACCACCGCTGGCGCGGGTATGCCCACCCCGATCTGCACCGCATGATCAACGAAGGCCCGGGCGTCGCCGCCTCCCGTCCCATCGAGGACAAGTGGAAGGCGCTCTCCGAGACCCTGGCCGACATCGACGAGTCGATCCACCGCGGCCTGGAGAAGCTGGGCGCCAAGTGGGAGGGCTCGACCGCCGACGAGACCCAGAAGGCGCTGTCGCCGCTGGCGCAGTGGGCCGGGGACGCCAAGACGGGCTCCGACACGATGAAGGCCTCCGCGCAGCTGCAGGCGGACTACATCGCGGACGCCCGCAAGGAGATGCCCGAGCCGGTCAAGGTGACCACCGAGGCCCCGTCGACCGGGGACAAGATCCTCGGCGCGCTGACCGGCCCGGCCGGGATGATGCACGTCATCCAGCAGCAGAAGGACCACGAGGCCCAGGAAGCGGCGCAGGACAACGCCGAGGCCAAGGCCGTCGAGGTGATGAACAACTACCAGTCCAGCAGCGAGTGGAACTCCAGCACGCTGGGCGAGTTCGTCCCCCCGCCGCAGGTCGTCGTCGACACCCCGCCGCCCGGTGGCCAGCAGAGCTACAACACCAGCAGCGCGAACTACAACTCGACCCCGACGTGGACCCCGCCGGGTGACTCCAGCGGCAGCACGCGCCCGTCGTGGAC
This DNA window, taken from Saccharothrix variisporea, encodes the following:
- a CDS encoding DUF3558 domain-containing protein codes for the protein MRRAVPLLAAVLLLAGCSESTTGSPTAGSPTGETTASSGKPTSTSKEPAKRPKTINLKDVDPCTLLTDAQRKDIGLDRPPLAGTSTVFRSPSCSFNREDRTWGATVTTATTSGIEFYTDGSFDVEMQRLQVAGFPAVLGGAPDQKTSCYAAVDVSDGQVLALQATSIDEKVPQGRLCELVQQVAAATVATLSAR
- a CDS encoding glucose 1-dehydrogenase, yielding MGDTVRAAMVVPGKPDLATVVDHEVAEPAGEVVVQGLLAGMCGTDVEIIRDGFGWLPPGRDSLVPFHESVGRVLSAPEGSGLAAGDLVAGVVRRPDPEPCPACAVDAWDFCRNGRYQERGIKELDGYGMQRWTVPAKFAVRLDPALGELGVLTEPASIVAKAWTQAEQRSARAHVEPRSVLITGAGPIGLLAALLGVQRGLDVHVLDRVEKGPKPDLVRALGAHYHRDIGELGEVDIAIECTGVAQLVWETTRRASTTVLAGLTGDHDPVPLDPSVFDGIVLHNKAVVGTVNAGLADYRTGAEALAAADHGWLRGLVTRRVPLDRFTEALDKHEDDVKVVIDLG
- a CDS encoding PPE domain-containing protein yields the protein MGDHRWRGYAHPDLHRMINEGPGVAASRPIEDKWKALSETLADIDESIHRGLEKLGAKWEGSTADETQKALSPLAQWAGDAKTGSDTMKASAQLQADYIADARKEMPEPVKVTTEAPSTGDKILGALTGPAGMMHVIQQQKDHEAQEAAQDNAEAKAVEVMNNYQSSSEWNSSTLGEFVPPPQVVVDTPPPGGQQSYNTSSANYNSTPTWTPPGDSSGSTRPSWTPPTTQPPTAQPPTFPGGTTNPSWVTPTPTPTPPPVTPTPTPPIGGLPPGNPPTGPVPPGGWKPPSSTNPPGGPKPPVPPRGPGGPGQNRPGMPMRPGMPGGPGGPGGPNGMGRGFGPGGPGMPGGPGMGNASGMPGRGGMAGVGGFGPGAGGPGGPGGRPGGPGQGMGAGGAGGHGANGEEDIEHKSADYLVETDDVFGDDRLVAPPVIGETPQ
- a CDS encoding transcriptional regulator, with the protein product MFIADGGGGGTTDTPPAYSGTQQKLHVDPTAIPEAKKVFADALERLDAQLQDADFALRAKNWAGDPVSKETAQKFNQDTFEAGDSAALTAIKEYRKQLEGVVQQLQAIEDNYRRVEGDNVASWGRVKRD
- a CDS encoding lysozyme, whose amino-acid sequence is MRALLRGALVAATAVTLLTAVLTPAQAAPAVDDHAMGSQIAKHEGRGDQRIVINTDPSAQAVVYGIDVSGHQGNVDWAYWWNQGKRFAYVKATESTTYKNPYFAQQYNGSYNIGMIRGAYHFALPDRSSGATQADYFVNNGGGWSGDGKTLPGALDMEYNPYGSTCYGLSQTSMINWVKSFSDRYHYRTGRWPVIYTSTSWWNQCAPGDFTSTNPLWVARYSSTVGTLPYRWSYYTFWQYSSSPIDQNVFNGAYDRLQALANG